In Actinoplanes derwentensis, the following proteins share a genomic window:
- a CDS encoding LacI family DNA-binding transcriptional regulator codes for MKRPTIADIARRAGVSKGAVSYALNGQPGVSEATRKRILSIAQEIGFSANSAARALSGARAQAIGLTLCRPARILGIEPWFMGLISGFEAELGARSYALTLQVVATPEQEIEVYRRWWGERRIDGVIVTDIREGDVRIPVLQQLQLPAVVIGGPGDTGSIAQIWSDDAGAITEAVRYLVALGHHRIARVSGNADLLHTQNRTKAFEAVCASLGLDHALTIPADYTGEEGSRATRRLLIGGDRPTAIIYDNDVMAVAGLAVAQEMGLSVPGDLSIVAWDDSPLCSLVHPPLTALSRDISAYGAQAARELLAAIDGQKVGNVEAGRVHLTPRGSTAPPRQDL; via the coding sequence GTGAAACGGCCCACGATCGCCGACATCGCACGGCGGGCGGGCGTGTCCAAGGGCGCCGTGTCATACGCCCTAAACGGCCAGCCCGGCGTCTCCGAGGCGACCCGTAAACGCATCCTGTCGATCGCTCAGGAGATCGGGTTCAGCGCCAACAGCGCGGCCCGTGCCCTGTCCGGCGCCCGGGCCCAGGCCATCGGCCTGACCCTCTGCCGGCCCGCCCGGATCCTCGGCATCGAGCCCTGGTTCATGGGCCTGATCAGCGGTTTCGAGGCCGAGCTGGGCGCCCGGTCGTACGCGCTGACCCTCCAGGTGGTGGCCACTCCCGAGCAGGAGATCGAGGTCTACCGCCGCTGGTGGGGCGAGCGCCGCATCGACGGGGTGATCGTCACCGACATCCGGGAGGGCGACGTCCGCATCCCGGTCCTCCAGCAGCTCCAGCTTCCGGCCGTGGTGATCGGTGGCCCCGGCGACACCGGGTCGATCGCGCAGATCTGGTCCGACGACGCCGGCGCGATCACCGAGGCGGTCCGTTACCTGGTCGCTCTCGGTCATCACCGGATCGCCCGGGTCAGCGGCAACGCCGACCTGCTGCACACTCAGAACCGGACGAAGGCCTTCGAAGCGGTCTGCGCCTCACTCGGGCTGGACCACGCGCTCACCATCCCGGCCGACTACACCGGCGAGGAGGGCAGCCGGGCCACCCGGCGCCTGCTGATCGGCGGCGACCGGCCCACCGCGATCATCTACGACAACGACGTGATGGCGGTCGCCGGCCTGGCCGTGGCCCAGGAGATGGGCCTGTCCGTCCCGGGTGACCTCTCCATCGTGGCCTGGGACGACTCCCCGCTGTGCAGCCTCGTGCACCCGCCGCTCACCGCGCTGAGCCGGGACATCTCGGCCTACGGCGCACAGGCCGCGCGGGAGCTGCTGGCCGCCATCGACGGGCAGAAAGTGGGCAACGTGGAGGCCGGCCGGGTGCATCTCACCCCGCGCGGCAGCACCGCGCCACCCCGTCAGGACCTGTGA
- a CDS encoding ABC transporter substrate-binding protein: MEFSGRRALRVGAAGLVAALAITGCSGQALEGNKDSGGTAADVTLKVNFWGDMGLDALKTKYEAANPGVKIVLNSGEYNAQHEDLQKKLVAGSGAPDISAVDEGFIVQFRSQADQFVNLTEKGAGSYEAKYLPWKWKASQSADGKQIGLGTDVGGLAMCYRTDLFKAAGLPTDREEVSKLWSTWDQFIETGKTYTSKTKKKFVDSATNLFNPVLSQAPVGFYNEQEQLQMDGGPKAGFDIAMKAIDAGISANLASFQPNWDQGFKKDQFAVLACPAWMLGHIQTTAPDQKGKWDIATIPGGGGNWGGSWWTVPKQGKNVDAAYKFVEWLVQPEQQIEVFKTVGNLPSQPELYKDPAVLDYKKEFFTNAPTGQIFASTAEGLKPQYLGKKNGPTRVAVENVINRVGQGKLKSADAWAEAVKEAEKAASS; encoded by the coding sequence ATGGAATTTTCCGGACGCCGCGCCCTGCGCGTGGGCGCCGCCGGCCTGGTTGCCGCCCTGGCGATCACCGGTTGTAGCGGTCAGGCCCTGGAGGGCAACAAGGACTCCGGTGGCACCGCCGCCGACGTCACCCTGAAGGTCAACTTCTGGGGCGACATGGGCCTGGACGCCCTCAAGACCAAGTACGAGGCCGCCAACCCCGGCGTCAAGATCGTCCTGAACTCGGGCGAGTACAACGCCCAGCACGAGGACCTGCAGAAGAAGCTGGTCGCGGGCTCCGGCGCGCCTGACATCTCGGCGGTCGACGAGGGCTTCATCGTTCAGTTCCGCAGTCAGGCCGACCAGTTCGTCAACCTGACCGAGAAGGGCGCCGGCTCGTACGAGGCCAAGTACCTGCCCTGGAAGTGGAAGGCGTCGCAGTCCGCCGACGGCAAGCAGATCGGCCTCGGCACCGACGTCGGCGGTCTGGCCATGTGCTACCGCACCGACCTGTTCAAGGCGGCCGGCCTGCCCACCGACCGGGAAGAGGTCTCCAAGCTCTGGTCGACGTGGGACCAGTTCATCGAGACCGGCAAGACCTACACGTCGAAGACCAAGAAGAAGTTCGTCGACTCCGCCACGAACCTCTTCAACCCGGTGCTCTCGCAGGCGCCGGTGGGCTTCTACAACGAGCAGGAACAGCTCCAGATGGACGGCGGCCCGAAGGCCGGCTTCGACATCGCGATGAAGGCGATCGACGCGGGCATCTCCGCCAACCTGGCCAGCTTCCAGCCGAACTGGGACCAGGGCTTCAAGAAGGACCAGTTCGCCGTCCTCGCCTGCCCGGCGTGGATGCTCGGCCACATCCAGACCACCGCCCCCGACCAGAAGGGCAAGTGGGACATCGCCACCATTCCCGGCGGCGGCGGTAACTGGGGCGGCTCCTGGTGGACCGTGCCGAAGCAGGGCAAGAACGTCGACGCCGCCTACAAGTTCGTCGAGTGGCTGGTCCAGCCGGAGCAGCAGATCGAGGTCTTCAAGACGGTCGGCAACCTGCCGTCGCAGCCGGAGCTCTACAAGGACCCGGCCGTCCTGGACTACAAGAAGGAATTCTTCACCAACGCCCCGACCGGCCAGATCTTCGCCTCCACCGCCGAGGGCCTGAAGCCGCAGTACCTGGGCAAGAAGAACGGCCCGACCCGGGTCGCCGTCGAGAACGTGATCAACCGTGTCGGCCAGGGCAAGCTGAAGTCCGCCGACGCCTGGGCCGAGGCTGTCAAGGAAGCCGAGAAGGCCGCGAGCTCCTGA
- a CDS encoding carbohydrate ABC transporter permease produces the protein MALTDVRVARTEEPKHAPPSRAKFWLYRFDTKTVPYLLIAPFFVLFAIFGLFPIIFNGIVALRHWRLDDPTLTGWAGAENFTKLLGDSDFWDALINTFGIFLLSTVPQLLIALIIANLLNRKLRGATFWRIGILLPYVTPVAASTLVFAIFFSRDYGMANWLLSLVGFGQEQPLDWRASTWSSWIAIATMVNWKWIGYNALLYLSAMQAIPKDVYEAAAVDGAGPWKQLWRITVPMIQPVVLFTVILSTIGGLQLFSEPMLFDENPALANGGYDHQYRTIAQLIYKVGWRDLNLGYAAAMSWALFLIILVVAAVNALATRRLGGGK, from the coding sequence GTGGCCCTCACCGACGTACGCGTCGCGCGCACCGAGGAGCCGAAACACGCGCCGCCCAGCCGTGCGAAGTTCTGGCTCTACCGTTTCGACACCAAGACCGTGCCCTACCTGCTGATCGCGCCGTTCTTCGTGCTCTTCGCGATCTTCGGGCTGTTCCCGATCATCTTCAACGGCATCGTGGCCCTGCGCCACTGGCGGCTCGACGACCCGACACTGACCGGCTGGGCCGGGGCGGAGAACTTCACCAAGCTGCTGGGCGACTCCGATTTCTGGGACGCCCTGATCAACACGTTCGGCATCTTCCTCCTCTCCACCGTTCCGCAGCTGCTGATCGCCCTGATCATCGCCAACCTGCTGAACCGCAAACTGCGCGGCGCGACCTTCTGGCGGATCGGCATCCTGCTGCCGTACGTCACGCCGGTCGCCGCCTCGACACTTGTCTTCGCGATCTTCTTCAGCCGCGACTACGGCATGGCCAACTGGCTGCTGTCGCTCGTCGGATTCGGCCAGGAGCAGCCGCTCGACTGGCGCGCCTCGACCTGGAGCAGCTGGATCGCCATCGCCACCATGGTCAACTGGAAGTGGATCGGCTACAACGCGCTGCTCTACCTCTCCGCGATGCAGGCCATCCCGAAGGACGTCTACGAGGCGGCGGCCGTCGACGGCGCCGGCCCGTGGAAGCAGCTCTGGCGCATCACCGTGCCGATGATCCAGCCGGTCGTGCTGTTCACCGTCATCCTCTCCACCATCGGCGGCCTGCAACTGTTCAGCGAGCCGATGCTGTTCGACGAGAACCCGGCCCTGGCCAACGGCGGTTACGACCACCAGTACCGCACCATCGCGCAGCTCATCTACAAGGTCGGCTGGCGTGACCTCAACCTCGGATACGCGGCCGCCATGAGCTGGGCGCTGTTCCTGATCATCCTGGTCGTGGCCGCCGTCAACGCGCTCGCCACCCGGCGCCTGGGAGGCGGAAAATGA
- a CDS encoding carbohydrate ABC transporter permease produces the protein MSTRLLSRAPQDTPGTWKSYLGLTAILLVSAFPVYWMFVIATSTDEAVMSSPPSVIPGSNLMTNLSEVFGMQDVYFTASLINSLIVAVAVTVSTLFFCSLAGFAFAKLRFKGNKILMFVVILTLTVPNQLGVVALYILMGKLGWNGQLLAVIAPGLVSAFGVFYMRQFIAHAIPDELVEAARIDGALTLRIYWTVIVPAIRPALAVLGLLTFVATWNDFQWPLITLNGTDFPTSMVALSDLASGNYVVYRRVLAGAFVATVPLVVLLLLGGRQLVRGIMEGALK, from the coding sequence ATGAGCACCCGCCTGTTGAGCCGCGCGCCCCAGGACACCCCTGGCACCTGGAAGTCCTACCTCGGGCTGACCGCGATCCTGCTGGTGTCGGCGTTCCCGGTCTACTGGATGTTCGTCATCGCGACGAGCACCGACGAAGCAGTGATGAGCTCGCCGCCGTCGGTGATCCCCGGTTCCAACCTCATGACGAACCTGTCCGAGGTCTTCGGGATGCAGGACGTCTACTTCACCGCATCACTGATCAACAGCCTGATCGTGGCGGTCGCGGTGACCGTCTCGACGTTGTTCTTCTGCTCGCTGGCCGGCTTCGCCTTCGCGAAACTGCGTTTCAAGGGCAACAAGATCCTGATGTTCGTGGTGATCCTGACGCTGACCGTGCCCAACCAGCTCGGCGTCGTCGCGCTCTACATCCTGATGGGCAAGCTGGGCTGGAACGGACAGCTGCTAGCAGTCATCGCACCCGGCCTGGTCAGTGCGTTCGGCGTCTTCTACATGCGCCAGTTCATCGCGCACGCCATCCCCGACGAACTCGTCGAGGCCGCCCGCATCGACGGCGCCCTCACCCTGCGGATCTACTGGACCGTCATCGTCCCGGCGATCCGCCCCGCCCTCGCCGTTCTCGGCCTGCTCACCTTCGTCGCCACCTGGAACGACTTCCAGTGGCCGCTGATCACGCTGAACGGCACCGACTTCCCGACCTCGATGGTCGCCCTCTCCGACCTGGCCAGCGGCAACTACGTCGTCTACCGCCGGGTCCTGGCCGGCGCCTTCGTCGCTACCGTCCCGCTGGTGGTCCTGCTGCTCCTCGGCGGCCGCCAGCTGGTCCGCGGCATCATGGAGGGCGCCCTCAAGTAG
- the ilvD gene encoding dihydroxy-acid dehydratase, whose product MPELRSRTSTHGRTMAGARALWRATGMTDSDFGKPIVAIANSYTQFVPGHVHLKDMGGLVADSIFEAGGIGREFNTIAVDDGIAMGHGGMLYSLPSRELIADAVEYMVNAHCADALVCISNCDKITPGMLIAALRLNIPTVFVSGGPMEAGKTVAIEGIVHEKLDLVDAMSAAANDNVTDQQLDTIERSACPTCGSCSGMFTANSMNCLTEAIGLALPGNGSTLATHVSRKALFEEAGRLIVEIAKDYYEKDDESVLPRSIANRDAFENAVALDVAMGGSTNTILHLLAAAREAELDFSVSDIDEISRRVPCLAKVAPNSPKYHMEDVHRAGGIPALMGELQRGGALKENVRAIHAPDLSSWLGKWDIRADAPSDAALELFHAAPGGVRTTQAFSTQNRWATLDTDAEGGCIRSVEHAYTVDGGLAILFGNLAPDGCVVKTAGVDESIWKFTGPARVYESQDDAVTGILGKQVVEGDVVIIRYEGPRGGPGMQEMLYPTSFLKGRGLGKACALITDGRFSGGTSGLSIGHVSPEAAGGGLIALVETGDEITIDIPGRSITLNVHDDELARRRHEQERRPKPYTPVDRQRPVSAALRAYASMATAASDGAYRRVPE is encoded by the coding sequence ATGCCTGAGCTGCGCTCCCGGACCTCAACACACGGCCGGACGATGGCCGGCGCGCGCGCCCTGTGGCGCGCCACCGGCATGACCGACTCCGACTTCGGCAAGCCGATCGTCGCCATCGCCAACAGTTACACCCAGTTCGTACCCGGGCATGTGCACCTCAAGGACATGGGTGGCCTCGTCGCCGACTCGATCTTCGAGGCCGGTGGGATCGGGCGCGAGTTCAACACCATCGCCGTCGACGACGGCATCGCCATGGGCCACGGTGGCATGCTCTACTCCCTGCCCAGCCGGGAGCTGATCGCCGACGCCGTCGAATACATGGTCAACGCCCACTGCGCCGACGCCCTGGTCTGCATCTCGAACTGCGACAAGATCACTCCCGGCATGCTGATCGCCGCGCTGCGGCTCAACATCCCGACCGTGTTCGTCTCCGGCGGCCCGATGGAGGCCGGCAAGACGGTCGCCATCGAGGGCATCGTCCACGAGAAGCTCGACCTGGTCGACGCGATGAGCGCCGCCGCCAACGACAACGTCACCGACCAGCAGCTGGACACCATCGAGCGGTCCGCCTGCCCGACGTGTGGCTCCTGCTCCGGCATGTTCACCGCCAACTCGATGAACTGCCTGACCGAGGCGATCGGCCTGGCGCTGCCCGGCAACGGCTCGACACTGGCCACCCACGTCTCCCGCAAGGCCCTGTTCGAGGAGGCCGGGCGGCTGATCGTGGAGATCGCCAAGGACTATTACGAGAAGGACGACGAGTCGGTGCTGCCGCGCTCGATCGCCAACCGGGACGCCTTCGAGAACGCGGTCGCCCTGGACGTGGCGATGGGCGGCTCCACCAACACGATCCTGCACCTGCTGGCCGCGGCCCGCGAGGCCGAGCTGGACTTCAGCGTCTCCGACATCGACGAGATCTCGCGCCGGGTGCCGTGCCTGGCGAAGGTCGCGCCGAACAGCCCGAAGTACCACATGGAGGACGTGCACCGGGCCGGCGGCATCCCCGCCCTGATGGGTGAGCTGCAGCGTGGTGGCGCGCTGAAGGAGAACGTCCGGGCCATCCACGCACCCGACCTGTCGTCCTGGCTCGGCAAGTGGGACATCCGGGCCGACGCGCCGTCCGATGCGGCACTGGAGCTGTTCCACGCCGCTCCCGGCGGGGTGCGCACCACCCAGGCGTTCAGCACCCAGAACCGCTGGGCCACGCTCGACACCGACGCCGAGGGCGGCTGCATCCGGTCGGTGGAGCACGCGTACACGGTCGACGGCGGTCTGGCCATCCTGTTCGGCAACCTCGCTCCGGACGGCTGCGTCGTCAAAACCGCCGGTGTCGACGAGTCGATCTGGAAGTTCACCGGCCCGGCCCGGGTCTACGAGTCGCAGGACGACGCGGTCACCGGCATCCTCGGCAAGCAGGTCGTCGAGGGCGACGTCGTGATCATCCGGTACGAAGGGCCACGCGGTGGGCCCGGCATGCAGGAGATGCTCTACCCGACGTCGTTCCTGAAGGGGCGCGGACTCGGCAAGGCGTGCGCGCTGATCACCGACGGCCGCTTCTCCGGCGGGACGTCCGGCCTGTCCATCGGCCATGTCTCCCCCGAGGCGGCCGGCGGCGGGCTGATCGCCCTGGTCGAGACCGGTGACGAGATCACCATCGACATCCCCGGCCGCAGCATCACCCTGAACGTGCACGACGACGAACTGGCCCGGCGCCGGCACGAGCAGGAGCGGCGACCCAAGCCGTACACACCCGTCGACCGCCAGCGCCCGGTGTCGGCCGCTTTGCGCGCCTACGCCTCGATGGCCACCGCCGCGTCCGACGGCGCTTACCGCCGAGTCCCCGAGTGA
- a CDS encoding putative bifunctional diguanylate cyclase/phosphodiesterase: MPKIRHSVSVHSPSGMELAGLVGLILAVPAVAYLGQSGRRHTGAARRAHLLLAAGGAIVTGAALAGLITALITVHEHTPAHNRSLATAVAVGMGLGTVLLLAGTVVLPGAARSPGAVLRHVLDGLVIAAAIWFVGWVLVSRPTRVLGGATPEQCPAILLPAVLLVLGLGLTAVLALHAHRPRRHTVRVAAGVTVVACAANLLAIGICRSAEGFILVAGLLLTAGLAWVAGAVRAADRPVEVSGDVLERGAAYAVVPMLAMIGGLGYHLFQGGTVDAFGYAGAAVEGLAVVARQYLALEDVRCYTTRLRQSEAHFRELAHTDPLTGLANRRGLQQALRDEPDVRKALIGIDLDGFKSVNDLRGHDVGDAVLAEVGARLHRNLLTGDVAARLGGDEFAVLMRGDAGEAVLAAHRLLAVLGEPYEVDGGQIFLSASLGVAATGELLHDADLALRYAKQRGKNRVEEYQAGYDELLRRRGTLTGELRHAIDRGQLHLVFQPVVALPSMRPVGAEALLRWTHPELGKVAPVEFIPVAEESGLINRIGAWVLEESVRQLAEWRSKGHDVWLSVNLSPKELHNADYAGRVADVLAEYGVPPQRLVLEVTEHAVATDMEELVRRLAEVRATGVRIALDDFGAGYSSLTQLRTLPVDILKIDHALVAEPESRTGTAAPLVDVVVRLGHRLGLEVLAEGIGTQAQLEVVEEAGCRLGQGSLFGWGVPAEHLESRLRAERPSPRPVPAPRSNEPNGAPARSQVVRLGPGMRQVRALLPGDPDFAAATRDQNVGSVDSGREMGQG; this comes from the coding sequence ATGCCGAAGATCCGGCACAGTGTGTCCGTGCACTCACCGTCCGGTATGGAACTGGCGGGCCTCGTGGGCCTGATCCTCGCCGTACCGGCCGTCGCCTATCTGGGGCAGTCCGGCCGCCGGCACACCGGTGCGGCCCGCCGGGCACATCTGCTCCTGGCGGCCGGTGGCGCGATCGTCACCGGCGCGGCGCTGGCCGGTCTGATCACCGCCCTGATCACCGTGCACGAGCACACCCCGGCACACAACCGTTCCCTGGCCACCGCGGTCGCCGTCGGCATGGGCCTCGGCACGGTGCTGCTGCTGGCCGGCACGGTGGTGCTGCCCGGCGCGGCCCGCAGCCCCGGCGCGGTGCTCCGGCACGTGCTGGACGGGCTGGTCATCGCGGCGGCGATCTGGTTCGTCGGCTGGGTGCTGGTCAGCCGGCCGACCCGGGTCCTCGGCGGCGCCACCCCCGAGCAGTGCCCGGCGATCCTGCTGCCGGCCGTGCTGCTGGTGCTCGGGCTGGGCCTGACCGCGGTGCTGGCGCTGCACGCCCACCGCCCGCGGCGGCACACCGTCCGGGTGGCGGCCGGGGTGACCGTGGTGGCCTGCGCGGCGAACCTGCTGGCCATCGGGATCTGCCGGTCCGCTGAGGGATTCATCCTGGTCGCGGGTCTGTTGCTGACCGCCGGGCTGGCCTGGGTGGCCGGTGCGGTGCGGGCCGCCGACCGGCCGGTCGAGGTCTCCGGGGACGTGCTGGAGCGAGGCGCGGCGTACGCGGTGGTCCCGATGCTCGCCATGATCGGCGGGCTCGGCTACCACCTGTTCCAGGGCGGCACCGTGGACGCCTTCGGTTACGCCGGCGCCGCGGTCGAGGGCCTGGCCGTGGTGGCCAGGCAGTACCTCGCGCTGGAGGACGTGCGGTGTTATACGACACGGCTGCGGCAGAGCGAGGCGCACTTCCGGGAACTGGCGCACACCGATCCGCTGACCGGGCTGGCCAACCGGCGGGGTCTGCAGCAGGCGCTCCGGGACGAGCCGGACGTGCGGAAAGCGCTGATCGGGATCGACCTGGACGGCTTCAAGAGTGTCAACGACCTGCGCGGTCACGACGTCGGCGACGCGGTGCTGGCCGAGGTGGGTGCCCGGCTGCACCGCAACCTGCTGACCGGCGACGTGGCGGCCCGGCTGGGCGGTGACGAGTTCGCGGTGCTGATGCGCGGCGACGCCGGCGAGGCGGTGCTGGCGGCGCACCGGCTGCTCGCGGTGCTGGGTGAACCGTACGAGGTCGATGGTGGTCAGATCTTCCTCTCCGCGAGTCTGGGCGTGGCCGCGACCGGTGAGCTGCTGCACGACGCCGACCTGGCGTTGCGGTACGCCAAGCAGCGCGGCAAGAACCGGGTCGAGGAATACCAGGCGGGGTACGACGAGTTGCTGCGCCGCCGCGGCACGCTGACCGGTGAGCTGCGGCACGCGATCGACCGCGGTCAGCTGCATCTGGTGTTCCAGCCGGTGGTGGCGCTGCCGTCGATGCGGCCGGTGGGTGCCGAGGCGCTGCTCCGCTGGACCCATCCGGAGCTGGGCAAGGTGGCGCCGGTCGAGTTCATCCCGGTGGCCGAGGAGTCCGGCCTGATCAACCGGATCGGGGCCTGGGTGCTGGAGGAGTCGGTCCGGCAGCTCGCCGAGTGGCGGTCGAAGGGCCACGACGTGTGGCTGTCGGTGAACCTGTCACCCAAGGAGCTGCACAACGCCGATTACGCCGGCCGGGTCGCCGATGTGCTGGCGGAGTACGGCGTACCGCCGCAGCGCCTGGTCCTTGAAGTGACCGAACACGCGGTGGCCACCGACATGGAGGAACTGGTCCGCCGGTTGGCCGAGGTGCGCGCGACGGGTGTGCGGATCGCGCTCGACGACTTCGGGGCCGGCTATTCGTCGCTGACCCAGTTGCGGACCCTGCCGGTCGACATCCTGAAGATCGATCACGCGCTGGTGGCGGAGCCGGAGTCGCGGACCGGGACGGCTGCCCCGCTGGTGGACGTGGTGGTCCGGCTGGGGCATCGGCTCGGCCTGGAGGTGCTGGCCGAGGGGATCGGCACGCAGGCCCAGTTGGAGGTGGTCGAGGAGGCGGGCTGCCGGCTCGGCCAGGGTTCGCTGTTCGGCTGGGGCGTCCCGGCCGAGCATCTGGAGTCCCGGTTGCGGGCCGAGCGACCGTCCCCGCGACCGGTTCCGGCACCGCGCTCCAATGAGCCGAACGGCGCACCGGCGCGAAGTCAGGTGGTTCGCCTCGGGCCGGGAATGCGGCAGGTCAGAGCGTTGCTGCCGGGTGATCCGGATTTCGCCGCGGCCACGCGTGATCAAAATGTGGGATCAGTTGACTCAGGCCGTGAGATGGGGCAAGGTTAG
- a CDS encoding acetolactate synthase large subunit: MTRPTPETLAHRATPATVAAAVNSAPTVVAPVAISGAGALVRSLEALGVEVVFGIPGGTILPAYDPLFDSKVRHILVRHEQGAGHAATGYAQATGRVGVCIATSGPGATNLVTAIADAYMDSVPIVAITGQVSRPYIGTDAFQEADIQGITLPITKHNFLVQTPEELPRILAEAFHLAATGRPGPVLVDIPKDVQQAQTMFSWPPTLDLPGYRPTLHPHGKQIREAARLIAAAKRPVLYVGGGVHKAGATDGLRKLAELTGIPVVTTLMGIGAFPDSHPQHLGMPGMHGTVPAVYAMQKSDLLITLGARFDDRVTGQLDSFAPGAKVVHADIDPAEIGKNRHADVPIVGDARHVIDELIAAVSANAGGVDQYPAWWSTLNDIRERYPIGYEEPTDGTLAPQYVIERIGELVGPDAIYCAGVGQHQMWASQFIKYEKPGTWLNSGGAGTMGYAVPAAMGAKVGRPDTQVWAIDGDGCFQMTNQELATCALEGIPVKIAIINNGNLGMVRQWQTLFYDGRYSNTELGTHKHRIPDFVKLAEALGCIGLRCESKDDVDKIIKQAMEINDAPVVIDFTVGKDAMVWPMVAAGTSNDEIMFARDVRPTFEEDDL; encoded by the coding sequence ATGACGAGACCCACTCCTGAAACCCTCGCCCATCGAGCCACTCCGGCCACCGTCGCGGCGGCCGTGAACTCCGCTCCCACCGTCGTGGCGCCGGTGGCCATCAGCGGTGCCGGCGCGCTCGTCCGGTCACTCGAGGCGCTCGGGGTCGAGGTCGTCTTCGGCATTCCGGGCGGGACGATCCTTCCGGCGTACGACCCGCTGTTCGACTCGAAGGTCCGGCACATCCTGGTCCGGCACGAGCAGGGCGCGGGTCACGCGGCCACCGGTTACGCCCAGGCCACCGGCCGGGTCGGCGTCTGCATCGCGACAAGTGGTCCGGGCGCGACGAACCTGGTCACGGCGATCGCCGACGCGTACATGGACTCGGTGCCGATCGTGGCCATCACCGGTCAGGTGAGCCGGCCCTACATCGGCACGGACGCCTTCCAAGAGGCGGACATCCAGGGCATCACGCTGCCGATCACCAAGCACAACTTCCTGGTCCAGACCCCGGAGGAGCTGCCCCGGATCCTGGCCGAGGCGTTTCACCTGGCGGCCACCGGCCGGCCCGGCCCGGTCCTGGTCGACATCCCGAAGGACGTGCAGCAGGCGCAGACCATGTTCAGCTGGCCGCCGACCCTGGACCTGCCGGGTTACCGGCCGACCCTGCACCCGCACGGCAAGCAGATCCGGGAGGCGGCCCGGCTGATCGCCGCCGCCAAGCGCCCGGTCCTCTACGTGGGCGGCGGCGTGCACAAGGCCGGTGCCACCGACGGGCTGCGCAAGCTCGCCGAGCTGACCGGCATCCCGGTGGTCACCACGCTGATGGGTATCGGCGCGTTCCCCGACTCGCACCCGCAGCACCTGGGCATGCCCGGCATGCACGGCACGGTTCCGGCCGTCTACGCGATGCAGAAGTCCGACCTGCTGATCACCCTCGGCGCGCGCTTCGACGACCGGGTCACCGGTCAGCTGGACTCGTTCGCGCCGGGCGCCAAGGTCGTGCACGCCGACATCGACCCGGCGGAGATCGGCAAGAACCGGCACGCGGACGTCCCGATCGTCGGTGACGCCCGGCACGTGATCGACGAGCTGATCGCGGCGGTGTCGGCGAACGCCGGTGGCGTGGACCAGTACCCGGCCTGGTGGTCGACGCTCAACGACATCCGCGAGCGCTACCCGATCGGGTACGAGGAGCCGACCGACGGCACCCTGGCCCCGCAGTACGTGATCGAGCGGATCGGCGAGCTGGTCGGCCCGGACGCGATCTACTGCGCCGGTGTCGGTCAGCACCAGATGTGGGCGTCCCAGTTCATCAAGTACGAGAAGCCGGGCACCTGGCTCAACTCGGGCGGCGCCGGGACGATGGGATACGCGGTTCCGGCCGCGATGGGCGCCAAGGTCGGCCGGCCGGACACCCAGGTCTGGGCGATCGACGGCGACGGCTGCTTCCAGATGACCAACCAGGAGCTGGCCACCTGCGCGCTGGAGGGCATCCCGGTCAAGATCGCCATCATCAACAACGGCAACCTGGGCATGGTCCGGCAGTGGCAGACCCTGTTCTACGACGGCCGGTACTCGAACACCGAGCTGGGCACGCACAAGCACCGGATCCCGGACTTCGTGAAGCTGGCCGAGGCGCTCGGCTGCATCGGCCTGCGCTGTGAGTCGAAGGACGACGTCGACAAGATCATCAAGCAGGCCATGGAGATCAACGACGCCCCGGTGGTCATCGACTTCACGGTCGGCAAGGACGCCATGGTGTGGCCGATGGTCGCGGCCGGCACCAGCAACGACGAGATCATGTTCGCCCGGGACGTGCGCCCGACGTTCGAAGAGGACGACCTGTGA
- the ilvN gene encoding acetolactate synthase small subunit, which yields MTNKHTLSVLVENKPGVLARVSGLFSRRSFNIESLAVGETENPDVSRITIVVNADSSPLEQVTKQLNKLVNVLKIVELDPSQSVQRELLLVKVRADRAQRGQVLETVELFRARVIDVAPDTLTIEATGNPDKLDALLRDLEPYGIKEMVQSGLVAIGRGSRSITTGPALRAA from the coding sequence GTGACCAACAAACACACCCTGTCAGTGCTGGTCGAGAACAAGCCCGGGGTGCTCGCCCGGGTGAGCGGGCTGTTCTCCCGGCGCAGCTTCAACATCGAATCCCTTGCGGTCGGCGAGACGGAGAACCCGGACGTCAGCCGCATCACGATCGTGGTCAACGCGGACTCGTCCCCGTTGGAACAGGTCACCAAGCAGCTCAACAAGCTGGTCAACGTCCTGAAGATCGTGGAGCTGGACCCCTCGCAGTCGGTCCAGCGCGAGCTCCTGCTGGTCAAGGTGCGTGCCGATCGGGCGCAGCGCGGCCAGGTGCTCGAGACCGTCGAGCTGTTCCGGGCGCGAGTGATCGACGTCGCTCCGGACACCCTGACGATCGAGGCCACCGGTAATCCCGACAAACTGGATGCGCTGCTGCGCGACCTCGAGCCGTACGGCATCAAAGAGATGGTCCAGTCGGGTCTCGTGGCCATCGGCCGAGGCTCTCGTTCCATCACAACCGGCCCGGCGCTTCGCGCCGCCTGA